A part of Hippopotamus amphibius kiboko isolate mHipAmp2 chromosome 16, mHipAmp2.hap2, whole genome shotgun sequence genomic DNA contains:
- the LOC130839028 gene encoding seminal plasma protein PDC-109-like encodes MAPRLGVFLIWAGTSIFLQLDPVNGDRETLRAEDANNAFLLSDNECVFPFIYGGIKYFDCILHGATFYWCALNADYIGRWKYCTRKDYAKCSFPFIYRGKIYENCTKTGSLLWWHWCSLTPDYDRDRAWKYC; translated from the exons ATGGCACCGCGTTTGGGGGTCTTTCTGATCTGGGCTGGCACGTCTATATTTCTACAACTGGACCCTGTGAATGGAG ATCGTGAAACCCTAAGAGCCGAAGATGCGAACAATGCCTTTCTTCTTTCAGATAATGAATGTGTTTTCCCATTCATCTATGGAGGCATAAAGTATTTTGATTGCATTCTCCATGGTGCCACATTCTATTGGTGTGCTCTAAATGCAGATTACATAGGAAGATGGAAATACTGTACTAGGAAAG aCTATGCCAAATGTAGCTTTCCCTTTATCTATCgaggcaaaatatatgaaaattgcACAAAAACTGGGAGTTTGCTTTGGTGGCATTGGTGCTCACTCACTCCAGACTACGACCGGGATAGAGCTTGGAAGTACTGCTAG
- the TEX101 gene encoding testis-expressed protein 101, translated as MCPPRKDPDQFFQTTLKEAMGTCRFQGLLFFLLGAPTLILAQKLLCQKGTFVGLEEDPLETFNWTTDKVETCDNGALCQETVLIIKAAGTKTAVLATKGCSSDGAPAILFIQHSPPPGLVAISYNNYCEDSFCNNKEDLYEIWRINNDDAPKESAALHCPTCLALGSCLNAPSLPCPNNTNQCYQGKLQVTGGDLNVPLEVKGCTSSPGCRLMSGVFTIGPLWVKETCPFRSVSPRKVESGATWLHTSVWRLELLLLLLLQPLAC; from the exons ATGTGTCCTCCCAGAAAAG ATCCTGATCAGTTCTTCCAAACGACTCTGAAAGAAGCCATGGGAACCTGTCGTTTCCAGGGTTTGCTGTTCTTTCTCCTAGGAGCCCCGACCTTGATCT TGGCACAAAAATTGCTTTGTCAAAAGGGTACATTCGTGGGTTTAGAAGAGGATCCACTGGAGACATTTAACTGGACCACAGACAAAGTTGAGACTTGTGACAATGGAGCACTGTGCCAGGAAACCGTGCTTATAATTAAAGCTG CAGGGACCAAGACAGCGGTTTTGGCCACTAAGGGCTGCAGCTCGGACGGGGCACCGGCAATACTGTTTATCCAGCACTCTCCACCCCCTGGCCTAGTCGCAATCTCCTACAATAACTACTGTGAAGATTCCTTTTGCAACAACAAAGAGGACTTATATGAGATATGGAGGATAAACAATGATGATG CTCCCAAAGAGTCAGCAGCCCTCCACTGCCCAACCTGTTTGGCTTTAGGGTCCTGTTTGAATGCGCCTTCTCTTCCCTGCCCCAACAATACAAATCAATGCTATCAAGGAAAACTTCAGGTCACTGGAG GAGACCTCAACGTACCTTTGGAGGTCAAAGGCTGTACATCCTCCCCTGGTTGCAGGCTGATGTCTGGGGTCTTTACAATAGGGCCCCTGTGGGTGAAGGAAACTTGTCCATTCAGGTCTGTCTCTCCCAGAAAGGTTGAAAGTGGGGCCACGTGGCTTCACACTTCAGTTTGGAGGTTagagctactgctgctgctgttacTGCAACCACTTGCCTGTTGA